In the Vitis vinifera cultivar Pinot Noir 40024 chromosome 2, ASM3070453v1 genome, one interval contains:
- the LOC100247252 gene encoding uncharacterized protein LOC100247252, translated as MEIPLISRTPHPPTTSFCSSSGGAGFCVLPATKKRNESKRCFGGFVRASAERSREGIDGGREGERGGGFTSPAMEVTTLNRSFNDTEFPVWEKIGAVVRLSYGIGIYGAMALAGRFICSMTGIDSMGGFNPSLDAILEGLGYAAPPIMALLFILDDEVVKLSPHARAIRDVEDEEIRSFFYGMSPWQFILMVAASSVGEELFYRAAIQGALADIFLRGTNFVTDARGMTSLTGVLPPFVPFAQAFAAVITAALTGSLYYVAASPKDPTYVVAPVLQSRSGRADLKKLFAAWYERRQMKKIYSPLLEGLLALYLGFEWIQTNNILAPIITHGIYSTVILGHGLWKIHDHRRRLRQRVQQLKTEVKNKS; from the exons ATGGAGATTCCGCTCATATCTCGGACCCCACATCCTCCGACGACATCGTTTTGCTCCTCTTCCGGGGGAGCAGGGTTCTGTGTTTTACCGGCCACGAAGAAGAGGAATGAGTCGAAGCGGTGTTTTGGAGGCTTCGTTAGGGCTTCGGCGGAGCGGAGCAGGGAAGGGATCGAtggagggagagagggagagcgTGGCGGAGGGTTCACGAGCCCGGCCATGGAGGTGACCACATTGAATCGGAGCTTCAATGACACTGAGTTCCCCGTTTGGGAGAAGATCGGAGCCGTTGTGAGGCTCAGCTATGGAATCG GTATATATGGTGCAATGGCTTTAGCGGGAAGATTCATATGCTCAATGACTGGAATCGATAGCATGGGAGGTTTCAATCCATCTTTAGATGCGATTCTAGAGGGTCTTGGATATGCAGCGCCACCAATCATGGCCCTTCTCTTCATACTCGAT GATGAAGTTGTGAAGTTATCACCCCATGCTCGGGCCATCAGGGATGTAGAGGATGAGGAAATACGGAGTTTCTTCTATGGGATGTCACCTTGGCag TTCATACTCATGGTTGCTGCTAGTTCAGTGGGGGAGGAGCTTTTCTACCGAGCTGCTATTCAG GGAGCATTGGCTGATATATTTCTAAGGGGCACCAATTTTGTGACCGATGCTCGAGGGATGACATCTCTG ACTGGAGTGCTGCCTCCATTTGTGCCATTTGCCCAGGCGTTTGCAGCTGTAATCACAGCTGCTCTTACTGGTTCCCTCTATTATGTGGCTGCCTCTCCAAAAG ATCCTACTTATGTGGTTGCACCAGTTTTGCAATCTCGCTCCGGTCGTGCGGATCTAAAAAAGCTCTTTGCAG CCTGGTATGAAAGAAGGCAAATGAAAAAGATCTACTCTCCACTTCTGGAAGGACTCCTAGCCCTTTATCTTGGGTTTGAATGGATCCAG ACAAATAATATTCTTGCTCCCATCATCACACACGGTATATACTCCACTGTTATACTGGGACACGGCCTTTGGAAGATTCACGACCACCGCAGAAGACTGCGCCAGAGGGTCCAGCAGCTTAAGacagaagtaaaaaataaatcatga
- the LOC100252374 gene encoding acetylornithine deacetylase, producing the protein MVKNSNPSISAITTSDFHSTVSRVSASLSLADSPYPSEMVKDTVGDLNTDSFVKLLSKLIGESEYVQNNPPDLIPQEDRIVRHVLDALLPYSTQTGGGPLIVNHVTYFPGRGNVIVEYPGTVPGKILSFVGMHMDVVTANPNDWDFDPFTLSIDGDKLRGRGTTDCLGHVALITELMRRLGETKPKLKSTVVAVFIANEENSAISGVGVDALVKDGLLNKLKEGPLYWIDTADKQPCIGTGGMIPWKLRVTGKLFHSGLPHKAINPLELAMDAVKEIQLRFYRDFPPHPKEQIYGFATPSTMKPTQWHYPGGGINQIPAECTISGDVRLTPFYNVIDVMKKLQEYVDDINNHIERLESRGPVSKYVLPDEDLRGSLTISFDEAMSGVACDLKSHGFHVLSKATEEVVGYVKPYSITGSLPLIRELQDEGFDVQTSGYGLMATYHAKNEYCLLSDMCQGYQVFVSIISQLED; encoded by the exons atgg TAAAAAATTCCAACCCAAGTATAAGTGCAATAACTACCTCGGACTTCCATTCAACGGTTTCCAGAGTCTCGGCTTCTTTGTCTCTCGCTGACTCCCCATACCCATCAGAAATGGTGAAGGACACGGTGGGCGATCTCAACACTGACTCCTTCGTAAAGCTTCTCTCGAAGCTTATCGGAGAATCCGAATACGTCCAGAACAACCCGCCGGACCTTATACCTCAGGAAGACCGGATTGTGAGGCATGTCCTCGACGCACTTCTTCCCTACAGCACCCAAACCGGCGGCGGACCACTCATAGTCAACCACGTCACTTACTTTCCCGGCAGAGGAAACGTCATTGTTGAGTACCCCGGCACTGTGCCTGGGAAGATCTTGTCCTTTGTTGGAATGCACATGGATGTCGTCACGGCCAACCCTAACGATTGG GATTTTGATCCTTTCACACTGAGCATTGATGGGGATAAACTTCGTGGCCGTGGAACTACTGATTGTTTAGGGCATGTTGCACTTATAACTGAACTCATGAGAAGGCTAGGAGAGACCAAGCCAAAACTGAAGTCTACTGTGGTTGCTGTCTTCATAGCCAATGAAGAAAACTCGGCTATTTCAGGGGTTGGTGTGGATGCTCTGGTAAAAGATGGATTGCTGAATAAGCTAAAGGAAGGTCCTCt GTATTGGATTGACACAGCAGATAAACAACCCTGCATTGGTACTGGGGGTATGATCCCATGGAAACTTAGAGTGACTGGGAAGCTTTTTCATAGCGGTCTACCACACAAG GCTATAAATCCATTGGAGCTAGCCATGGATGCAGTTAAAGAAATCCAGCTGCGTTTCTATAGAGATTTCCCTCCCCATCCAAAGGAGCAAATCTATGGGTTTGCGACACCATCAACCATGAAGCCAACTCAATGGCATT ATCCAGGAGGCGGGATCAATCAAATTCCAGCTGAGTGTACGATTTCAGGAGATGTCAG GTTAACTCCGTTTTACAA TGTGATAGATGTAATGAAGAAGTTACAAGAATATGTAGACGACATAAATAACCACATCGAGAGGCTAGAATCACGGGGCCCAGTTTCGAAATATGTCCTACCAGATGAAGACCTAAGGGGAAG CCTTACAATAAGTTTTGATGAGGCAATGTCTGGAGTTGCTTGTGATCTTAAATCTCATGGCTTCCATGTACTATCGAAGGCAACTGAGGAGGTGGTTGGGTATGTGAAGCCTTACTCAATCACTGGTAGTTTGCCGCTCATTCGTGAACTGCAG GATGAAGGCTTTGATGTTCAAACCTCAGGCTATG GTTTAATGGCGACATACCATGCCAAGAATGAATACTGCCTTCTTTCTGATATGTGCCAAGGCTACCAAGTGTTTGTCAGCATCATTTCCCAGTTGGAAGATTGA